One genomic segment of Myotis daubentonii chromosome 14, mMyoDau2.1, whole genome shotgun sequence includes these proteins:
- the ZNF502 gene encoding LOW QUALITY PROTEIN: zinc finger protein 502 (The sequence of the model RefSeq protein was modified relative to this genomic sequence to represent the inferred CDS: inserted 1 base in 1 codon) has protein sequence MKKLAKASYFEISEGDPLCNQGWVNKSAPEQDVSEIESPGTVGNRLQEDESRDSTFEXKYACESMKENSPEEVPRSCFFQEGGFGGITFIRKEALPKMMSQEYNFETSLLLTSSLVTHLRVSTEDSLHQWETSSTHTNEISNQSKCSTLSIRKKSWKCNECGKTFTQSSSLTQHQVTHTGERPYVCEECGKAFSCSSFLVQHQRIHTEEKPYRCEQCGKTFRCQSFLTQHQRIHTGEKPYKCNECGNSFRNHSHLAEHQRIHTGEKPYKCNRCGKAFNQNTHLIHHQRIHTGEKPYSCNECGSSFRKHSNLIQHQRIHTGEKPHKCDDCGKTFQTKANLSQHQRIHTGEKPYKCKECGKAFCQSPSLIKHLRIHTGEKPYKCKECGKAFTQSTPLTKHQRIHTGERPYKCSECGKAFIQSICLIRHQRSHTGEKPYKCNECGKGFNQNTCLTQHMRIHTGEKPYKCKECGKAFAHSSSLTEHHRTHTGEKLFKCSECEKTFRKYAHLSEHYRIHTGEKPYECIECGKFFRHSSVLFRHQKLHSGE, from the exons ATGAAGAAACTGGCTAAG GCCTCGTATTTTGAAATCTCTGAAGGGGACCCATTGTGCAACCAAG GTTGGGTGAACAAGTCTGCTCCAGAGCAGGATGTCTCTGAAATTGAGTCACCGGGGACAGTAGGAAACAGGCTCCAAGAGGATGAATCCCGGGATtccacatttg aaaaatatgcatGTGAGAGCATGAAGGAAAACTCTCCTGAAGAGGTGCCCAGGTCATGCTTTTTCCAGGAAGGAGGTTTTGGGGGAATAACTTTCATCCGAAAGGAAGCACTTCCTAAAATGATGAGCCAAGAATATAATTTTGAGACGAGTTTGCTTTTGACCTCAAGCCTTGTTACTCATCTCAGGGTTTCTACAGAAGATAGTCTACATCAGTGGGAGACAAGTAGCACACACACCAATGAGATTTCAAATCAAAGTAAATGCTCAACCCTCTCCATTCGGAAAAAGTCTTGGAAATGTAACGAATGTGGAAAAACATTTACTCAGAGCTCATCCCTTACTCAACATCAGGTAACTCATACTGGAGAGAGACCCTATGTATGTgaggaatgtgggaaagcctttagtTGTAGTTCATTCCTTGTCCAGCATCAAAGAATTCACACTGAAGAGAAACCATACAGATGTGAGCAATGTGGGAAAACATTTCGTTGTCAATCATTTCTTACTCAGCATCAAAGaatccacactggagagaaaccttataaatgtaatgaatgtggaaatTCCTTCCGCAATCATTCACATCTCGCtgaacatcagagaattcacactggagagaaaccttacaaATGTAATAGGTGTGGGAAGGCATTCAATCAGAATACACACCTCATTCATCATCAGAGAATCCACACTGGTGAGAAACCTTACTCATGCAATGAATGTGGCTCTTCTTTTCGTAAACACTCAAACCTTATacaacatcagagaattcacacggGGGAAAAACCCCATAAATGTGATGATTGTGGGAAAACTTTTCAAACAAAGGCAAATCTTTCTCagcatcagagaattcatactggagagaaaccctataagTGTAAGGAATGTGGAAAAGCTTTTTGTCAGAGTCCATCCCTTATTAAACACCTGcgaattcatactggagagaaaccttataaatgtaaagaatgtggcaaagcttttACTCAGAGTACCCCACTCACgaaacatcagagaattcacacaggGGAGAGACCCTacaaatgcagtgaatgtggtaAAGCTTTCATTCAGAGCATTTGTCTTATTCGGCATCAGAGaagtcacactggagaaaaaccttataaatgcaatgaatgtgggaaaggCTTCAATCAGAATACCTGCCTCACTCAGCACatgagaattcacactggagagaagccctataaatgtaaagaatgtgggaaagcctttgcTCATAGCTCATCTCTTACTGAACATCATAGAACTCACACTGGTGAGAAGCTCTTTAAATGTAGTGAGTGTGAGAAAACCTTCCGCAAGTATGCACACCTTAGCGAACATTACAGGATTCACACTGGTGAGAAGCCTTATGAATGCATTGAATGTGGAAAATTCTTCAGACATAGTTCAGTGCTTTTCAGACATCAGAAACTTCACAGTGGTGAATGA